From Sulfurovum xiamenensis, a single genomic window includes:
- a CDS encoding protein adenylyltransferase SelO, protein MKDTNNTSATVETLEDLAALVDYSLMETLNTDPEATSDGVDHTPRQVFSGHYVPVNPTPIEEPVYIAHSENFFHELGFSDALATSEDFIRMFSGDSSQLPEPMSRMGWATGYALSIYGSEYYEQCPFGTGNAYGDGRAISILEAVINGNRWEMQLKGGGRTPYCRGADGRAVLRSSIREFLAQEHMHALGVPTSRSLSLYTSKTETVRRPWFTNGSYSRDPEVMIEEAVAITTRVAPSFLRVGQLELFGRRARKKEHPKTIKELEQIVLHLIDREYSEVIDVNLPLQEKVILLAKAFRSRLTALVANWIRVGYCQGNFNSDNCAAGGFTLDYGPFGFIDMFDPRYQPWTGGGVHFSFLNQPQAAERNFSMFCLALKPLLASNQDALDQLDEIREGFPQVMQGQMIKMWASKLGLETFDASLFNELVKLMIETSVDYTIFFRELSTVPEDISPLTKSFYGDAVLNEKILKSWSEWLEKWRSLVDATTSESRENLSKQMKAFNPKYTLREWFLVPAYKQATKGDYTLIKELQEVMTNPYAEQSKEIEEKYYREKPSEFFELAGISHVSCSS, encoded by the coding sequence ATGAAAGATACAAACAATACCTCTGCAACGGTAGAGACGCTCGAAGATCTTGCAGCGTTGGTGGATTATTCACTCATGGAGACGTTAAACACTGATCCAGAGGCAACTTCAGACGGAGTTGATCACACACCGCGACAAGTCTTCTCTGGACATTATGTCCCTGTGAACCCTACACCTATCGAAGAGCCTGTGTACATTGCGCACAGTGAGAACTTCTTTCACGAACTTGGTTTTAGCGACGCTCTGGCAACATCAGAGGATTTTATCCGTATGTTCTCCGGCGATAGCTCGCAGCTGCCAGAACCGATGAGTCGTATGGGTTGGGCTACAGGCTATGCACTTTCCATTTATGGCTCCGAATACTATGAGCAGTGTCCATTTGGAACAGGTAATGCATATGGTGACGGTCGCGCCATTTCCATCCTCGAAGCGGTGATCAACGGGAATCGATGGGAGATGCAGCTTAAAGGTGGCGGTAGAACACCTTACTGCAGGGGTGCTGATGGTCGTGCCGTCTTGCGTTCAAGTATTCGTGAGTTTTTGGCACAAGAGCATATGCATGCCCTGGGTGTGCCGACATCACGCTCTTTGAGTCTGTACACTTCAAAAACAGAGACAGTAAGGCGGCCATGGTTTACCAATGGATCGTACTCAAGAGACCCTGAAGTGATGATCGAAGAGGCTGTTGCTATTACCACACGGGTTGCACCTTCTTTTCTACGGGTGGGTCAACTCGAACTTTTCGGACGGCGTGCACGTAAAAAGGAGCATCCAAAAACGATCAAAGAGCTTGAACAGATTGTGTTACACCTGATCGATCGTGAGTACAGTGAGGTCATTGATGTAAATTTACCTCTCCAAGAAAAAGTGATCCTGCTAGCAAAAGCGTTCCGAAGTCGACTCACTGCACTGGTGGCAAACTGGATACGCGTGGGCTACTGCCAGGGGAATTTTAATAGTGACAATTGTGCCGCAGGTGGATTTACTCTTGATTATGGACCATTTGGATTTATCGATATGTTTGACCCGAGATATCAGCCATGGACGGGTGGCGGTGTTCACTTCTCATTTCTCAATCAGCCGCAAGCTGCCGAGCGTAACTTTTCTATGTTCTGCCTGGCGTTGAAACCACTGCTGGCGTCGAATCAGGATGCTCTGGATCAATTAGATGAGATAAGAGAGGGCTTTCCTCAAGTCATGCAGGGTCAAATGATAAAGATGTGGGCTTCCAAGCTTGGACTAGAAACCTTTGATGCATCACTTTTCAATGAACTTGTAAAACTGATGATAGAAACCTCTGTCGATTATACGATCTTCTTTCGCGAGCTCTCTACGGTCCCTGAGGATATCTCTCCACTCACTAAAAGCTTTTACGGTGACGCTGTACTCAATGAAAAGATTTTAAAAAGCTGGTCGGAGTGGCTGGAAAAATGGAGATCGCTCGTTGATGCCACGACGAGCGAATCACGCGAAAATCTTTCTAAGCAAATGAAAGCCTTTAACCCAAAATACACTTTGCGAGAATGGTTTCTTGTGCCTGCCTATAAACAAGCCACCAAGGGGGACTATACACTGATTAAAGAGTTGCAAGAAGTGATGACAAACCCATATGCTGAGCAATCTAAAGAGATAGAGGAAAAATATTATAGAGAAAAGCCCTCTGAGTTCTTTGAACTTGCCGGGATATCCCATGTCAGCTGTTCATCGTGA
- a CDS encoding DUF1772 domain-containing protein, translating into MEIFQITLILATLLCSLVSGFLFAFAVVVMPGIKKLNDKEFIRAFQVIDGVIQNNQPIFMLVWVGSVLVLITSVVLGIGELDSIGSILIISSAFVYLFGVQLPTATINVPLNNKLQMLDLHTESESTYKAARELFEVRWNRWNKIRTVLSCLVTLLLIYLLFRL; encoded by the coding sequence ATGGAAATATTTCAGATAACATTGATATTGGCTACGCTTCTGTGTTCTCTTGTATCAGGATTTTTATTTGCTTTTGCCGTCGTAGTGATGCCAGGTATAAAAAAGTTGAATGACAAAGAGTTTATCCGTGCTTTTCAGGTGATCGATGGCGTTATTCAAAATAATCAACCGATATTCATGCTGGTATGGGTCGGTTCAGTTCTAGTGCTGATCACTTCGGTTGTACTGGGCATAGGAGAACTCGATAGCATTGGAAGCATTCTCATCATCTCCTCAGCATTTGTCTATCTCTTCGGTGTCCAATTACCAACGGCCACCATCAATGTACCGCTGAACAATAAGTTACAAATGCTAGATCTCCACACTGAAAGTGAGTCGACATATAAAGCGGCCCGAGAATTGTTCGAAGTACGTTGGAATCGTTGGAACAAGATCAGGACCGTGTTGTCATGCCTCGTAACCCTACTATTGATCTATCTACTTTTTAGACTATGA
- a CDS encoding SIR2 family NAD-dependent protein deacylase, with product MKKIMILSGAGLSAESGIHTFRDHDGLWENHDVMKVCSTQGWIEDHKYVTRFYNERRRDLEFKEPNPAHKVLAQLEYDYRGRIIHLTQNIDNLMEKAGAKDVIHLHGTLTDLRCEACTETFNVGYAPQEGNEHCPHCGNTRVRHNVVMFGEAAPEYSHIQEAIRHSTLFIAIGTSGTVIDIVPIAKEFKHSILIDPKRQETANKFAPHTYIDEYFEHFIQKKAGEAMDEMMAIIKDHMDNRL from the coding sequence ATGAAAAAGATTATGATATTAAGCGGTGCTGGTCTCTCTGCCGAAAGTGGCATCCATACCTTTAGGGATCATGATGGTCTTTGGGAAAATCACGATGTCATGAAAGTCTGCTCTACGCAAGGGTGGATTGAAGATCACAAATATGTTACCCGTTTTTACAATGAAAGAAGACGTGATCTTGAATTTAAAGAGCCTAATCCTGCGCATAAGGTGCTAGCCCAACTTGAATATGACTATCGTGGTAGAATCATCCACCTCACCCAAAATATAGATAACCTTATGGAGAAAGCGGGTGCCAAAGATGTGATCCACCTTCACGGTACACTCACTGATCTACGATGTGAAGCTTGTACAGAAACATTTAATGTTGGTTATGCACCTCAAGAGGGCAATGAGCATTGTCCGCATTGTGGCAATACAAGGGTCCGACATAATGTTGTTATGTTTGGCGAAGCTGCACCAGAGTACAGCCACATCCAAGAGGCTATCCGGCATAGTACTCTTTTCATCGCTATTGGTACCAGCGGCACTGTGATCGACATTGTTCCCATTGCAAAAGAGTTTAAACACTCAATTCTCATTGATCCCAAACGTCAGGAGACTGCAAATAAATTTGCCCCTCATACATACATAGATGAGTACTTTGAGCATTTTATTCAGAAAAAAGCGGGTGAAGCAATGGATGAGATGATGGCTATTATCAAAGATCATATGGATAATCGATTATAA
- a CDS encoding NAD-dependent epimerase/dehydratase family protein, producing MKRILVTGATGQLGSELVPVLRDKYGRNNVVAAGHSRKPDDVFIDSGPYEIIETTDSEAITALVKKYSIDIIYHLAALLSARAEENPQLAWDVNMNGLQTVLEVARHHHCALFFPSSIGAFGPSTPPDNTPQVTIQRPNTLYGITKVAGELLCEYYVKKYDMDIRGVRFPGLISYKTPPGGGTTDYAVEIFYAAVKNEPYRCFLKEGTRLDMMYMPDAIRAVVELMESDGRMLTHRNAYNITAMSFTPEQLYATIKKELPHFSMTYEVDPLRQAIADSWPRKMNDSAARAEWGWQPAYDIGSMTKDMIEQLRKEGSHVT from the coding sequence ATGAAAAGGATATTAGTTACCGGTGCAACAGGTCAGCTCGGCTCTGAGCTCGTCCCTGTACTTAGAGATAAATATGGAAGAAACAATGTAGTTGCTGCGGGACACAGTAGGAAGCCGGACGATGTATTTATTGATTCCGGTCCTTATGAGATCATAGAGACGACAGATTCCGAAGCCATCACAGCGCTTGTAAAAAAGTACAGCATTGATATCATCTACCATCTTGCAGCGCTTCTTTCGGCAAGAGCGGAAGAGAATCCCCAGCTTGCATGGGATGTTAATATGAATGGGCTCCAGACGGTTCTGGAAGTTGCCCGTCATCATCACTGCGCGCTCTTTTTCCCCAGTTCCATCGGGGCCTTCGGACCATCCACACCACCGGACAATACCCCTCAGGTGACCATCCAGCGCCCCAATACACTGTATGGTATTACAAAAGTGGCGGGTGAACTGCTTTGCGAATATTACGTTAAAAAGTATGATATGGATATCCGCGGGGTTCGATTCCCCGGTTTGATCTCCTATAAAACACCGCCGGGCGGAGGAACAACCGATTATGCCGTTGAGATCTTCTATGCTGCTGTAAAAAATGAACCCTACCGATGCTTTTTGAAAGAGGGAACCCGTCTGGACATGATGTACATGCCCGATGCCATTCGGGCGGTCGTGGAACTTATGGAGTCGGATGGGAGGATGCTAACTCACCGTAATGCTTACAATATTACAGCCATGAGTTTTACACCGGAGCAATTATATGCTACTATTAAAAAAGAGCTGCCCCATTTCAGCATGACCTACGAAGTAGACCCACTAAGGCAGGCAATCGCCGACAGCTGGCCTCGTAAAATGAATGACAGCGCTGCAAGAGCCGAATGGGGCTGGCAGCCGGCATATGATATCGGATCGATGACAAAAGATATGATCGAACAGTTGAGAAAGGAGGGTTCCCATGTCACTTGA
- a CDS encoding aminotransferase class I/II-fold pyridoxal phosphate-dependent enzyme gives MSLEKLEIPLKQQLESIDAKGVSKRHEKIITGIMEAEDGFGPRVTLRGNGDKPFLQMNSNSYLGLSTDKDVIEAEEEASQLFGTGPGAVRFISGTFAPHVILEKKLATFCGREAAMIFSAAYSAVMGVLPQLITEETVVISDELNHNCIINAIRLAHPTEKTVYRHLDMEDLEGAIKRYLGKYRRMIVVTDGIFSMRGDHAPLNEIVAICKRYEEKFEEGIITVVDDSHGVGAFGKTGRGTEEVTGIKVDIHIATLGKALGVNGGYVVSSETVIDYLRETAPFYIFSNSITPSESAAAIKSLDILDSTHGLKLLEKLRRLTRHLKEGLKDLGYETIPGEHPIIPLMIRDTEKTSRLVKHLFKHGILATGLNFPVVPKGDEEIRFQVSANHTEKDIEYLLGVLKRF, from the coding sequence ATGTCACTTGAAAAGCTTGAAATTCCTTTAAAGCAACAGTTGGAATCCATAGATGCAAAGGGTGTCAGTAAACGGCATGAAAAGATCATTACCGGGATCATGGAAGCCGAAGATGGTTTCGGACCGAGGGTTACCCTTAGAGGGAATGGAGATAAGCCCTTCTTGCAGATGAATTCTAACAGTTACCTGGGCCTCTCAACAGATAAAGATGTCATTGAAGCAGAGGAGGAGGCATCCCAGTTATTTGGAACCGGGCCGGGTGCCGTCCGCTTTATCAGCGGTACCTTTGCGCCACATGTGATACTCGAAAAGAAACTGGCTACCTTCTGCGGTAGAGAAGCGGCCATGATCTTCAGTGCCGCCTATTCGGCCGTTATGGGTGTCCTCCCACAGCTTATTACAGAAGAAACGGTTGTCATCAGTGATGAACTGAACCACAACTGTATCATCAATGCTATCCGGCTGGCACACCCCACTGAAAAGACGGTATACAGGCACCTTGATATGGAAGATCTTGAAGGTGCAATCAAGAGATACTTGGGTAAATACAGACGAATGATCGTCGTTACCGACGGTATCTTCAGTATGCGGGGAGACCATGCACCCCTTAATGAGATCGTTGCAATCTGCAAAAGATATGAAGAAAAGTTTGAAGAGGGGATCATTACGGTAGTCGATGACTCACACGGTGTGGGAGCTTTCGGTAAAACCGGTCGGGGTACAGAGGAGGTGACAGGTATAAAAGTGGATATCCACATTGCAACCCTTGGAAAGGCACTCGGCGTCAATGGTGGCTATGTGGTTTCCAGTGAAACCGTCATAGATTACCTAAGAGAGACAGCTCCCTTTTACATTTTTTCAAATTCTATAACTCCCTCTGAATCCGCAGCGGCCATTAAATCTCTTGATATCCTCGACAGCACCCATGGGCTGAAGTTACTCGAAAAGCTTCGCAGACTCACACGGCATCTTAAAGAGGGGCTAAAGGATCTTGGTTATGAGACCATACCAGGGGAGCATCCTATTATCCCTCTTATGATAAGGGACACCGAAAAGACTTCCAGACTTGTGAAGCATCTTTTTAAGCATGGTATTCTTGCCACAGGCCTTAACTTTCCAGTAGTTCCAAAGGGTGACGAGGAGATAAGGTTTCAGGTTTCTGCCAATCATACAGAAAAAGATATCGAGTACTTGTTGGGAGTTTTGAAGCGTTTTTAG